The Canis lupus dingo isolate Sandy chromosome 4, ASM325472v2, whole genome shotgun sequence genome contains a region encoding:
- the PDLIM7 gene encoding PDZ and LIM domain protein 7 isoform X4 translates to MTLMLHRVPGDDRGLFLALRGSWQNPADGHRTGCWEYELTPGGKAAQAGVAVGDWVLSIDGENAGGLTHIEAQNKIRACGEHLSLGLSRAQPAQSKLQKALAPTADPPRYTFAPSASLNKTARPFGVPLPADNALQQNGQPLRPLVPDASKQRLMEDTEDWRPRPGTSQSRSFRILAHLTGTEFMQDPDEEHLKKSRALNGRSCSQVPRTEAPAPASATPQEPWPGPTTLSPTSRPPWAVDPGFAERYAPDKTSTVLTRHSQPATPTPLQNRTSIVQAAAGGGTGAGGGNNGKTPVCHHCHKVIRGRYLVALGHAYHPEEFVCSQCGKVLEEGGFFEEKGAIFCPPCYDVRYAPSCAKCKKKITGEIMHALKMTWHVHCFTCAACKTPIRNRAFYMEEGAPYCERDYEKMFGTKCRGCDFKIDAGDRFLEALGFSWHDTCFVCAICQINLEGKTFYSKKDKPLCKSHAFSHV, encoded by the exons Atgaccttga TGCTTCACAGGGTCCCTGGAGATGACAGGGGTCTATTCCTGGCTCTCAGAGGGTCCTGGCAGAACCCTGCAGATGGCCACAGGACAGGGTGCTGGGAGTATGAG CTCACTCCTGGAGGCAAAGCTGCACAGGCCGGTGTGGCTGTGGGTGACTGGGTGCTGAGCATAGATGGCGAGAATGCGGGGGGCCTGACGCACATTGAAGCCCAGAACAAGATTCGTGCCTGTGGGGAGCACCTGAGCCTAGGTCTCAGCAG gGCCCAGCCAGCCCAGAGCAAACTGCAGAAG gccctggcccccaCCGCAGACCCCCCGCGGTACACCTTTGCACCCAGCGCCTCCCTCAACAAGACAGCCCGGCCCTTTGGGGTACCCCTGCCAGCTGACAACGCCCTGCAGCAGAATGG ACAGCCGCTCCGGCCGCTGGTCCCAGATGCCAGCAAGCAGCGGCTGATGGAGGACACAGAGGACTGGCGGCCTCGGCCCGGGACAAGCCAGTCCCGTTCCTTCCGCATCCTTGCCCACCTCACGGGCACCGAGTTCA TGCAAGACCCGGATGAGGAACACCTGAAGAAATCAAG GGCCTTGAACGGCAGATCTTGCAGCCAGGTGCCCAGGACagaagccccagccccagcctcagctACACCCCAGGAACCCTGGCCTG GCCCTACCACCCTCAGCCCCACCAGCCGCCCACCCTGGGCCGTGGATCCTGGATTTGCTGAGCGCTACGCTCCGGACAAGACCAGCACGGTGCTGACCCGgcacagccagccagccacaccCACACCTCTGCAGAACCGCACCTCCATCGTGCAGGCAGCCGCCGGAGGGGGCACGGGAGCAGGCGGTGGCAACAATGGCAAGACTCCTGTGTGCCACCACTGCCACAAGGTCATCCG GGGCCGATACCTGGTTGCGCTGGGCCATGCCTACCACCCCGAGGAATTTGTGTGCAGCCAGTGTGGGAAGGTCCTGGAAGAGGGCGGTTTCTTTGAGGAGAAGGGTGCCATCTTCTGCCCACCCTGCTATGATGTGCGCTATGCACCCAGCTGTGCCAAGTGCAAGAAGAAGATCACAGGC GAGATCATGCATGCCCTAAAGATGACCTGGCACGTGCATTGTTTCACCTGTGCGGCCTGCAAGACACCCATTCGGAACAGGGCCTTCTACATGGAAGAAGGGGCACCGTACTGCGAGCGAG ACTATGAGAAGATGTTTGGCACGAAATGCCGGGGCTGTGACTTCAAGATCGATGCTGGGGACCGCTTCCTGGAGGCACTGGGCTTCAGCTGGCACGACACTTGCTTTGTGTGTGCG ATATGCCAGATCAACCTGGAAGGAAAGACTTTCTACTCTAAGAAGGACAAGCCCCTCTGCAAGAGCCATGCCTTCTCCCATGTGTGA
- the PDLIM7 gene encoding PDZ and LIM domain protein 7 isoform X8, translated as MTLMLHRVPGDDRGLFLALRGSWQNPADGHRTGCWEYELTPGGKAAQAGVAVGDWVLSIDGENAGGLTHIEAQNKIRACGEHLSLGLSRAQPAQSKLQKVQTPDKQPLRPLVPDASKQRLMEDTEDWRPRPGTSQSRSFRILAHLTGTEFMQDPDEEHLKKSRALNGRSCSQVPRTEAPAPASATPQEPWPGPTTLSPTSRPPWAVDPGFAERYAPDKTSTVLTRHSQPATPTPLQNRTSIVQAAAGGGTGAGGGNNGKTPVCHHCHKVIRGRYLVALGHAYHPEEFVCSQCGKVLEEGGFFEEKGAIFCPPCYDVRYAPSCAKCKKKITGEIMHALKMTWHVHCFTCAACKTPIRNRAFYMEEGAPYCERDYEKMFGTKCRGCDFKIDAGDRFLEALGFSWHDTCFVCAICQINLEGKTFYSKKDKPLCKSHAFSHV; from the exons Atgaccttga TGCTTCACAGGGTCCCTGGAGATGACAGGGGTCTATTCCTGGCTCTCAGAGGGTCCTGGCAGAACCCTGCAGATGGCCACAGGACAGGGTGCTGGGAGTATGAG CTCACTCCTGGAGGCAAAGCTGCACAGGCCGGTGTGGCTGTGGGTGACTGGGTGCTGAGCATAGATGGCGAGAATGCGGGGGGCCTGACGCACATTGAAGCCCAGAACAAGATTCGTGCCTGTGGGGAGCACCTGAGCCTAGGTCTCAGCAG gGCCCAGCCAGCCCAGAGCAAACTGCAGAAG GTGCAGACCCCTGACAA ACAGCCGCTCCGGCCGCTGGTCCCAGATGCCAGCAAGCAGCGGCTGATGGAGGACACAGAGGACTGGCGGCCTCGGCCCGGGACAAGCCAGTCCCGTTCCTTCCGCATCCTTGCCCACCTCACGGGCACCGAGTTCA TGCAAGACCCGGATGAGGAACACCTGAAGAAATCAAG GGCCTTGAACGGCAGATCTTGCAGCCAGGTGCCCAGGACagaagccccagccccagcctcagctACACCCCAGGAACCCTGGCCTG GCCCTACCACCCTCAGCCCCACCAGCCGCCCACCCTGGGCCGTGGATCCTGGATTTGCTGAGCGCTACGCTCCGGACAAGACCAGCACGGTGCTGACCCGgcacagccagccagccacaccCACACCTCTGCAGAACCGCACCTCCATCGTGCAGGCAGCCGCCGGAGGGGGCACGGGAGCAGGCGGTGGCAACAATGGCAAGACTCCTGTGTGCCACCACTGCCACAAGGTCATCCG GGGCCGATACCTGGTTGCGCTGGGCCATGCCTACCACCCCGAGGAATTTGTGTGCAGCCAGTGTGGGAAGGTCCTGGAAGAGGGCGGTTTCTTTGAGGAGAAGGGTGCCATCTTCTGCCCACCCTGCTATGATGTGCGCTATGCACCCAGCTGTGCCAAGTGCAAGAAGAAGATCACAGGC GAGATCATGCATGCCCTAAAGATGACCTGGCACGTGCATTGTTTCACCTGTGCGGCCTGCAAGACACCCATTCGGAACAGGGCCTTCTACATGGAAGAAGGGGCACCGTACTGCGAGCGAG ACTATGAGAAGATGTTTGGCACGAAATGCCGGGGCTGTGACTTCAAGATCGATGCTGGGGACCGCTTCCTGGAGGCACTGGGCTTCAGCTGGCACGACACTTGCTTTGTGTGTGCG ATATGCCAGATCAACCTGGAAGGAAAGACTTTCTACTCTAAGAAGGACAAGCCCCTCTGCAAGAGCCATGCCTTCTCCCATGTGTGA
- the PDLIM7 gene encoding PDZ and LIM domain protein 7 isoform X5, with protein MTLMLHRVPGDDRGLFLALRGSWQNPADGHRTGCWEYELTPGGKAAQAGVAVGDWVLSIDGENAGGLTHIEAQNKIRACGEHLSLGLSRAQPAQSKLQKALAPTADPPRYTFAPSASLNKTARPFGVPLPADNALQQNGCRPLTSQQPLRPLVPDASKQRLMEDTEDWRPRPGTSQSRSFRILAHLTGTEFMQDPDEEHLKKSSQVPRTEAPAPASATPQEPWPGPTTLSPTSRPPWAVDPGFAERYAPDKTSTVLTRHSQPATPTPLQNRTSIVQAAAGGGTGAGGGNNGKTPVCHHCHKVIRGRYLVALGHAYHPEEFVCSQCGKVLEEGGFFEEKGAIFCPPCYDVRYAPSCAKCKKKITGEIMHALKMTWHVHCFTCAACKTPIRNRAFYMEEGAPYCERDYEKMFGTKCRGCDFKIDAGDRFLEALGFSWHDTCFVCAICQINLEGKTFYSKKDKPLCKSHAFSHV; from the exons Atgaccttga TGCTTCACAGGGTCCCTGGAGATGACAGGGGTCTATTCCTGGCTCTCAGAGGGTCCTGGCAGAACCCTGCAGATGGCCACAGGACAGGGTGCTGGGAGTATGAG CTCACTCCTGGAGGCAAAGCTGCACAGGCCGGTGTGGCTGTGGGTGACTGGGTGCTGAGCATAGATGGCGAGAATGCGGGGGGCCTGACGCACATTGAAGCCCAGAACAAGATTCGTGCCTGTGGGGAGCACCTGAGCCTAGGTCTCAGCAG gGCCCAGCCAGCCCAGAGCAAACTGCAGAAG gccctggcccccaCCGCAGACCCCCCGCGGTACACCTTTGCACCCAGCGCCTCCCTCAACAAGACAGCCCGGCCCTTTGGGGTACCCCTGCCAGCTGACAACGCCCTGCAGCAGAATGG GTGCAGACCCCTGACAAGTCA ACAGCCGCTCCGGCCGCTGGTCCCAGATGCCAGCAAGCAGCGGCTGATGGAGGACACAGAGGACTGGCGGCCTCGGCCCGGGACAAGCCAGTCCCGTTCCTTCCGCATCCTTGCCCACCTCACGGGCACCGAGTTCA TGCAAGACCCGGATGAGGAACACCTGAAGAAATCAAG CCAGGTGCCCAGGACagaagccccagccccagcctcagctACACCCCAGGAACCCTGGCCTG GCCCTACCACCCTCAGCCCCACCAGCCGCCCACCCTGGGCCGTGGATCCTGGATTTGCTGAGCGCTACGCTCCGGACAAGACCAGCACGGTGCTGACCCGgcacagccagccagccacaccCACACCTCTGCAGAACCGCACCTCCATCGTGCAGGCAGCCGCCGGAGGGGGCACGGGAGCAGGCGGTGGCAACAATGGCAAGACTCCTGTGTGCCACCACTGCCACAAGGTCATCCG GGGCCGATACCTGGTTGCGCTGGGCCATGCCTACCACCCCGAGGAATTTGTGTGCAGCCAGTGTGGGAAGGTCCTGGAAGAGGGCGGTTTCTTTGAGGAGAAGGGTGCCATCTTCTGCCCACCCTGCTATGATGTGCGCTATGCACCCAGCTGTGCCAAGTGCAAGAAGAAGATCACAGGC GAGATCATGCATGCCCTAAAGATGACCTGGCACGTGCATTGTTTCACCTGTGCGGCCTGCAAGACACCCATTCGGAACAGGGCCTTCTACATGGAAGAAGGGGCACCGTACTGCGAGCGAG ACTATGAGAAGATGTTTGGCACGAAATGCCGGGGCTGTGACTTCAAGATCGATGCTGGGGACCGCTTCCTGGAGGCACTGGGCTTCAGCTGGCACGACACTTGCTTTGTGTGTGCG ATATGCCAGATCAACCTGGAAGGAAAGACTTTCTACTCTAAGAAGGACAAGCCCCTCTGCAAGAGCCATGCCTTCTCCCATGTGTGA
- the PDLIM7 gene encoding PDZ and LIM domain protein 7 isoform X3: MDSFKVVLEGPAPWGFRLQGGKDFNVPLSISRLTPGGKAAQAGVAVGDWVLSIDGENAGGLTHIEAQNKIRACGEHLSLGLSRAQPAQSKLQKALAPTADPPRYTFAPSASLNKTARPFGVPLPADNALQQNGCRPLTSQQPLRPLVPDASKQRLMEDTEDWRPRPGTSQSRSFRILAHLTGTEFMQDPDEEHLKKSRALNGRSCSQVPRTEAPAPASATPQEPWPGPTTLSPTSRPPWAVDPGFAERYAPDKTSTVLTRHSQPATPTPLQNRTSIVQAAAGGGTGAGGGNNGKTPVCHHCHKVIRGRYLVALGHAYHPEEFVCSQCGKVLEEGGFFEEKGAIFCPPCYDVRYAPSCAKCKKKITGEIMHALKMTWHVHCFTCAACKTPIRNRAFYMEEGAPYCERDYEKMFGTKCRGCDFKIDAGDRFLEALGFSWHDTCFVCAICQINLEGKTFYSKKDKPLCKSHAFSHV; encoded by the exons CTCACTCCTGGAGGCAAAGCTGCACAGGCCGGTGTGGCTGTGGGTGACTGGGTGCTGAGCATAGATGGCGAGAATGCGGGGGGCCTGACGCACATTGAAGCCCAGAACAAGATTCGTGCCTGTGGGGAGCACCTGAGCCTAGGTCTCAGCAG gGCCCAGCCAGCCCAGAGCAAACTGCAGAAG gccctggcccccaCCGCAGACCCCCCGCGGTACACCTTTGCACCCAGCGCCTCCCTCAACAAGACAGCCCGGCCCTTTGGGGTACCCCTGCCAGCTGACAACGCCCTGCAGCAGAATGG GTGCAGACCCCTGACAAGTCA ACAGCCGCTCCGGCCGCTGGTCCCAGATGCCAGCAAGCAGCGGCTGATGGAGGACACAGAGGACTGGCGGCCTCGGCCCGGGACAAGCCAGTCCCGTTCCTTCCGCATCCTTGCCCACCTCACGGGCACCGAGTTCA TGCAAGACCCGGATGAGGAACACCTGAAGAAATCAAG GGCCTTGAACGGCAGATCTTGCAGCCAGGTGCCCAGGACagaagccccagccccagcctcagctACACCCCAGGAACCCTGGCCTG GCCCTACCACCCTCAGCCCCACCAGCCGCCCACCCTGGGCCGTGGATCCTGGATTTGCTGAGCGCTACGCTCCGGACAAGACCAGCACGGTGCTGACCCGgcacagccagccagccacaccCACACCTCTGCAGAACCGCACCTCCATCGTGCAGGCAGCCGCCGGAGGGGGCACGGGAGCAGGCGGTGGCAACAATGGCAAGACTCCTGTGTGCCACCACTGCCACAAGGTCATCCG GGGCCGATACCTGGTTGCGCTGGGCCATGCCTACCACCCCGAGGAATTTGTGTGCAGCCAGTGTGGGAAGGTCCTGGAAGAGGGCGGTTTCTTTGAGGAGAAGGGTGCCATCTTCTGCCCACCCTGCTATGATGTGCGCTATGCACCCAGCTGTGCCAAGTGCAAGAAGAAGATCACAGGC GAGATCATGCATGCCCTAAAGATGACCTGGCACGTGCATTGTTTCACCTGTGCGGCCTGCAAGACACCCATTCGGAACAGGGCCTTCTACATGGAAGAAGGGGCACCGTACTGCGAGCGAG ACTATGAGAAGATGTTTGGCACGAAATGCCGGGGCTGTGACTTCAAGATCGATGCTGGGGACCGCTTCCTGGAGGCACTGGGCTTCAGCTGGCACGACACTTGCTTTGTGTGTGCG ATATGCCAGATCAACCTGGAAGGAAAGACTTTCTACTCTAAGAAGGACAAGCCCCTCTGCAAGAGCCATGCCTTCTCCCATGTGTGA
- the PDLIM7 gene encoding PDZ and LIM domain protein 7 isoform X2 has translation MTLMLHRVPGDDRGLFLALRGSWQNPADGHRTGCWEYELTPGGKAAQAGVAVGDWVLSIDGENAGGLTHIEAQNKIRACGEHLSLGLSRAQPAQSKLQKALAPTADPPRYTFAPSASLNKTARPFGVPLPADNALQQNGCRPLTSQQPLRPLVPDASKQRLMEDTEDWRPRPGTSQSRSFRILAHLTGTEFMQDPDEEHLKKSRSCSQVPRTEAPAPASATPQEPWPGPTTLSPTSRPPWAVDPGFAERYAPDKTSTVLTRHSQPATPTPLQNRTSIVQAAAGGGTGAGGGNNGKTPVCHHCHKVIRGRYLVALGHAYHPEEFVCSQCGKVLEEGGFFEEKGAIFCPPCYDVRYAPSCAKCKKKITGEIMHALKMTWHVHCFTCAACKTPIRNRAFYMEEGAPYCERDYEKMFGTKCRGCDFKIDAGDRFLEALGFSWHDTCFVCAICQINLEGKTFYSKKDKPLCKSHAFSHV, from the exons Atgaccttga TGCTTCACAGGGTCCCTGGAGATGACAGGGGTCTATTCCTGGCTCTCAGAGGGTCCTGGCAGAACCCTGCAGATGGCCACAGGACAGGGTGCTGGGAGTATGAG CTCACTCCTGGAGGCAAAGCTGCACAGGCCGGTGTGGCTGTGGGTGACTGGGTGCTGAGCATAGATGGCGAGAATGCGGGGGGCCTGACGCACATTGAAGCCCAGAACAAGATTCGTGCCTGTGGGGAGCACCTGAGCCTAGGTCTCAGCAG gGCCCAGCCAGCCCAGAGCAAACTGCAGAAG gccctggcccccaCCGCAGACCCCCCGCGGTACACCTTTGCACCCAGCGCCTCCCTCAACAAGACAGCCCGGCCCTTTGGGGTACCCCTGCCAGCTGACAACGCCCTGCAGCAGAATGG GTGCAGACCCCTGACAAGTCA ACAGCCGCTCCGGCCGCTGGTCCCAGATGCCAGCAAGCAGCGGCTGATGGAGGACACAGAGGACTGGCGGCCTCGGCCCGGGACAAGCCAGTCCCGTTCCTTCCGCATCCTTGCCCACCTCACGGGCACCGAGTTCA TGCAAGACCCGGATGAGGAACACCTGAAGAAATCAAG ATCTTGCAGCCAGGTGCCCAGGACagaagccccagccccagcctcagctACACCCCAGGAACCCTGGCCTG GCCCTACCACCCTCAGCCCCACCAGCCGCCCACCCTGGGCCGTGGATCCTGGATTTGCTGAGCGCTACGCTCCGGACAAGACCAGCACGGTGCTGACCCGgcacagccagccagccacaccCACACCTCTGCAGAACCGCACCTCCATCGTGCAGGCAGCCGCCGGAGGGGGCACGGGAGCAGGCGGTGGCAACAATGGCAAGACTCCTGTGTGCCACCACTGCCACAAGGTCATCCG GGGCCGATACCTGGTTGCGCTGGGCCATGCCTACCACCCCGAGGAATTTGTGTGCAGCCAGTGTGGGAAGGTCCTGGAAGAGGGCGGTTTCTTTGAGGAGAAGGGTGCCATCTTCTGCCCACCCTGCTATGATGTGCGCTATGCACCCAGCTGTGCCAAGTGCAAGAAGAAGATCACAGGC GAGATCATGCATGCCCTAAAGATGACCTGGCACGTGCATTGTTTCACCTGTGCGGCCTGCAAGACACCCATTCGGAACAGGGCCTTCTACATGGAAGAAGGGGCACCGTACTGCGAGCGAG ACTATGAGAAGATGTTTGGCACGAAATGCCGGGGCTGTGACTTCAAGATCGATGCTGGGGACCGCTTCCTGGAGGCACTGGGCTTCAGCTGGCACGACACTTGCTTTGTGTGTGCG ATATGCCAGATCAACCTGGAAGGAAAGACTTTCTACTCTAAGAAGGACAAGCCCCTCTGCAAGAGCCATGCCTTCTCCCATGTGTGA
- the PDLIM7 gene encoding PDZ and LIM domain protein 7 isoform X1 — MTLMLHRVPGDDRGLFLALRGSWQNPADGHRTGCWEYELTPGGKAAQAGVAVGDWVLSIDGENAGGLTHIEAQNKIRACGEHLSLGLSRAQPAQSKLQKALAPTADPPRYTFAPSASLNKTARPFGVPLPADNALQQNGCRPLTSQQPLRPLVPDASKQRLMEDTEDWRPRPGTSQSRSFRILAHLTGTEFMQDPDEEHLKKSRALNGRSCSQVPRTEAPAPASATPQEPWPGPTTLSPTSRPPWAVDPGFAERYAPDKTSTVLTRHSQPATPTPLQNRTSIVQAAAGGGTGAGGGNNGKTPVCHHCHKVIRGRYLVALGHAYHPEEFVCSQCGKVLEEGGFFEEKGAIFCPPCYDVRYAPSCAKCKKKITGEIMHALKMTWHVHCFTCAACKTPIRNRAFYMEEGAPYCERDYEKMFGTKCRGCDFKIDAGDRFLEALGFSWHDTCFVCAICQINLEGKTFYSKKDKPLCKSHAFSHV; from the exons Atgaccttga TGCTTCACAGGGTCCCTGGAGATGACAGGGGTCTATTCCTGGCTCTCAGAGGGTCCTGGCAGAACCCTGCAGATGGCCACAGGACAGGGTGCTGGGAGTATGAG CTCACTCCTGGAGGCAAAGCTGCACAGGCCGGTGTGGCTGTGGGTGACTGGGTGCTGAGCATAGATGGCGAGAATGCGGGGGGCCTGACGCACATTGAAGCCCAGAACAAGATTCGTGCCTGTGGGGAGCACCTGAGCCTAGGTCTCAGCAG gGCCCAGCCAGCCCAGAGCAAACTGCAGAAG gccctggcccccaCCGCAGACCCCCCGCGGTACACCTTTGCACCCAGCGCCTCCCTCAACAAGACAGCCCGGCCCTTTGGGGTACCCCTGCCAGCTGACAACGCCCTGCAGCAGAATGG GTGCAGACCCCTGACAAGTCA ACAGCCGCTCCGGCCGCTGGTCCCAGATGCCAGCAAGCAGCGGCTGATGGAGGACACAGAGGACTGGCGGCCTCGGCCCGGGACAAGCCAGTCCCGTTCCTTCCGCATCCTTGCCCACCTCACGGGCACCGAGTTCA TGCAAGACCCGGATGAGGAACACCTGAAGAAATCAAG GGCCTTGAACGGCAGATCTTGCAGCCAGGTGCCCAGGACagaagccccagccccagcctcagctACACCCCAGGAACCCTGGCCTG GCCCTACCACCCTCAGCCCCACCAGCCGCCCACCCTGGGCCGTGGATCCTGGATTTGCTGAGCGCTACGCTCCGGACAAGACCAGCACGGTGCTGACCCGgcacagccagccagccacaccCACACCTCTGCAGAACCGCACCTCCATCGTGCAGGCAGCCGCCGGAGGGGGCACGGGAGCAGGCGGTGGCAACAATGGCAAGACTCCTGTGTGCCACCACTGCCACAAGGTCATCCG GGGCCGATACCTGGTTGCGCTGGGCCATGCCTACCACCCCGAGGAATTTGTGTGCAGCCAGTGTGGGAAGGTCCTGGAAGAGGGCGGTTTCTTTGAGGAGAAGGGTGCCATCTTCTGCCCACCCTGCTATGATGTGCGCTATGCACCCAGCTGTGCCAAGTGCAAGAAGAAGATCACAGGC GAGATCATGCATGCCCTAAAGATGACCTGGCACGTGCATTGTTTCACCTGTGCGGCCTGCAAGACACCCATTCGGAACAGGGCCTTCTACATGGAAGAAGGGGCACCGTACTGCGAGCGAG ACTATGAGAAGATGTTTGGCACGAAATGCCGGGGCTGTGACTTCAAGATCGATGCTGGGGACCGCTTCCTGGAGGCACTGGGCTTCAGCTGGCACGACACTTGCTTTGTGTGTGCG ATATGCCAGATCAACCTGGAAGGAAAGACTTTCTACTCTAAGAAGGACAAGCCCCTCTGCAAGAGCCATGCCTTCTCCCATGTGTGA
- the PDLIM7 gene encoding PDZ and LIM domain protein 7 isoform X6: MTLMLHRVPGDDRGLFLALRGSWQNPADGHRTGCWEYELTPGGKAAQAGVAVGDWVLSIDGENAGGLTHIEAQNKIRACGEHLSLGLSRAQPAQSKLQKALAPTADPPRYTFAPSASLNKTARPFGVPLPADNALQQNGQPLRPLVPDASKQRLMEDTEDWRPRPGTSQSRSFRILAHLTGTEFMQDPDEEHLKKSSQVPRTEAPAPASATPQEPWPGPTTLSPTSRPPWAVDPGFAERYAPDKTSTVLTRHSQPATPTPLQNRTSIVQAAAGGGTGAGGGNNGKTPVCHHCHKVIRGRYLVALGHAYHPEEFVCSQCGKVLEEGGFFEEKGAIFCPPCYDVRYAPSCAKCKKKITGEIMHALKMTWHVHCFTCAACKTPIRNRAFYMEEGAPYCERDYEKMFGTKCRGCDFKIDAGDRFLEALGFSWHDTCFVCAICQINLEGKTFYSKKDKPLCKSHAFSHV; the protein is encoded by the exons Atgaccttga TGCTTCACAGGGTCCCTGGAGATGACAGGGGTCTATTCCTGGCTCTCAGAGGGTCCTGGCAGAACCCTGCAGATGGCCACAGGACAGGGTGCTGGGAGTATGAG CTCACTCCTGGAGGCAAAGCTGCACAGGCCGGTGTGGCTGTGGGTGACTGGGTGCTGAGCATAGATGGCGAGAATGCGGGGGGCCTGACGCACATTGAAGCCCAGAACAAGATTCGTGCCTGTGGGGAGCACCTGAGCCTAGGTCTCAGCAG gGCCCAGCCAGCCCAGAGCAAACTGCAGAAG gccctggcccccaCCGCAGACCCCCCGCGGTACACCTTTGCACCCAGCGCCTCCCTCAACAAGACAGCCCGGCCCTTTGGGGTACCCCTGCCAGCTGACAACGCCCTGCAGCAGAATGG ACAGCCGCTCCGGCCGCTGGTCCCAGATGCCAGCAAGCAGCGGCTGATGGAGGACACAGAGGACTGGCGGCCTCGGCCCGGGACAAGCCAGTCCCGTTCCTTCCGCATCCTTGCCCACCTCACGGGCACCGAGTTCA TGCAAGACCCGGATGAGGAACACCTGAAGAAATCAAG CCAGGTGCCCAGGACagaagccccagccccagcctcagctACACCCCAGGAACCCTGGCCTG GCCCTACCACCCTCAGCCCCACCAGCCGCCCACCCTGGGCCGTGGATCCTGGATTTGCTGAGCGCTACGCTCCGGACAAGACCAGCACGGTGCTGACCCGgcacagccagccagccacaccCACACCTCTGCAGAACCGCACCTCCATCGTGCAGGCAGCCGCCGGAGGGGGCACGGGAGCAGGCGGTGGCAACAATGGCAAGACTCCTGTGTGCCACCACTGCCACAAGGTCATCCG GGGCCGATACCTGGTTGCGCTGGGCCATGCCTACCACCCCGAGGAATTTGTGTGCAGCCAGTGTGGGAAGGTCCTGGAAGAGGGCGGTTTCTTTGAGGAGAAGGGTGCCATCTTCTGCCCACCCTGCTATGATGTGCGCTATGCACCCAGCTGTGCCAAGTGCAAGAAGAAGATCACAGGC GAGATCATGCATGCCCTAAAGATGACCTGGCACGTGCATTGTTTCACCTGTGCGGCCTGCAAGACACCCATTCGGAACAGGGCCTTCTACATGGAAGAAGGGGCACCGTACTGCGAGCGAG ACTATGAGAAGATGTTTGGCACGAAATGCCGGGGCTGTGACTTCAAGATCGATGCTGGGGACCGCTTCCTGGAGGCACTGGGCTTCAGCTGGCACGACACTTGCTTTGTGTGTGCG ATATGCCAGATCAACCTGGAAGGAAAGACTTTCTACTCTAAGAAGGACAAGCCCCTCTGCAAGAGCCATGCCTTCTCCCATGTGTGA